Proteins from one Antennarius striatus isolate MH-2024 chromosome 12, ASM4005453v1, whole genome shotgun sequence genomic window:
- the nabp1a gene encoding SOSS complex subunit B2 isoform X1, whose amino-acid sequence MATTSNEALFLLKDVKPGSKNLNIVFIVLEIGRVTKTKDGHEVRSCKVADKSGSIAISVWDELGSLIQPGDIIKLTRGYASIWKGCLTLYTGRGGDLQKIGEFCMVYSEVPNFSEPNQEFLSQTNQQNKSRRAVEANHQQSRKRQSPSHDYIHNRVNQTRIKGETLRPIRTQVPLPHQVTVPCHPSPTTTNRLAHPATQHLGTWDAQTVERLATERLKQQLQDPRQPRSLQSPLAMAGTHGVPKDESRRFWGNRLGKTMDGAIIAPQVPHRCFLTFPS is encoded by the exons ATGGCAACCACCTCCAACGAGGCCTTGTTTTTGCTAAAGGATGTGAAGCCTGGTTcgaaaaatttaaatattgtgtTCATCGTATTGGAAATAG GCAGAGTAACCAAAACGAAAGACGGCCATGAGGTTCGATCGTGCAAGGTGGCGGACAAGAGCGGCAGCATTGCGATCTCTGTATGGGACGAACTGGGCAGCCTTATTCAGCCTGGGGACATCATCAAGCTGACCAGAGG ATACGCATCCATATGGAAAGGCTGCCTGACCCTAtacacaggaagaggaggggatcTGCAGAAGATTGGAGA GTTTTGCATGGTGTATTCAGAAGTTCCCAACTTCAGCGAACCAAACCAAGAATTTCTATCccaaacaaaccagcaaaaCAAGTCT CGGAGAGCAGTTGAGGCaaatcaccagcagtcaaggaaaagacaGTCTCCCAGCCacgattatattcataacag GGTAAACCAGACCAGAATCAAAGGGGAAACTCTCCGCCCAATCAGAACTCAGGTACCCCTGCCCCACCAG GTAACGGTGCCATGCCACCCTTCACCAACAACAACCAATCGTCTGGCGCACCCCGCGACCCAGCATTTGGGAACATGGGACGCACAAACGGTCGAGCGCCTGGCAACGGAGCGCCTCAAGCAGCAGTTGCAGGACCCCCGACAGCCTCGAAGTCTTCAGTCACCATTAGCAATGGCAGGGACCCACGGCGTGCCAAAAGATGAAAGTAGAAGGTTCTGGGGCAATCGTTTGGGGAAAACTATGGACGGAGCCATCATTGCCCCCCAAGTCCCCCACCgttgttttttaacttttcccTCTTAG
- the LOC137604859 gene encoding C-X-C chemokine receptor type 1-like isoform X2 has protein sequence MEEGKDFGLIYEELNFTYNDSEFIVDPETQPCKLLSLPNAVMVTVTVFYIFIFLLAIPGNLVVGLVICLSKQSLPPSDLYLLHLAIADLMLAVTLPFWATSVLQGWVFGDVMCKFVTILQELSFYSSILFLTCISVDRYMVIVRAMETRKANRQVLGWGVCAAVWAIGALLSLPGLFSSSFSSQNSSQIVCAELYDPSNADEWRLATRILRHTLGFLIPLAIMLSCYGITIKRLLHIRGGFQRQRAMRVIVFVVVAFLLCWMPYHLAMMADTFFRTKVVPYKCPARIAVDQAMFATQSLGLLHSCVNPVLYAFVGEKFRRRLLQIMRKMGITERTSVSRISRSSLSSENTTTFM, from the exons ATGGAGGAAGGAAAAG ACTTCGGCCTCATCTATGAAGAACTCAACTTTACATACAATGACTCGGAGTTCATCGTCGACCCTGAGACACAACCCTGCAAACTCCTTTCCCTCCCAAATGCAGTCATGGTCACTGTCACCGTCTTttacatcttcatcttcctgttgGCCATTCCTGGAAATCTGGTGGTGGGGCTGGTGATCTGCCTCAGCAAGCAGTCTCTGCCTCCGTCTGACCTCTACCTCCTCCACCTGGCCATCGCGGACCTCATGCTGGCTGTGACCCTCCCCTTCTGGGCCACCTCAGTTCTGCAGGGTTGGGTGTTCGGAGACGTCATGTGCAAATTTGTCACTATCCTCCAAGAGCTGAGCTTCTACTCCAGTATTCTCTTCCTGACTTGCATAAGCGTGGACCGTTACATGGTGATCGTGCGAGCGATGGAAACGCGCAAGGCGAACCGACAGGTGCTCGGTTGGGGAGTTTGCGCTGCTGTCTGGGCTATCggagctctgctgtctctgCCGGGGCTTTTCAGTTCTTCATTCTCATCTCAGAACTCCAGTCAGATTGTGTGTGCTGAACTTTACGATCCCAGCAACGCAGACGAGTGGCGTCTAGCGACCAGAATCCTTCGCCACACCTTGGGTTTCCTCATTCCCTTGGCCATCATGCTGTCCTGTTATGGAATAACCATCAAACGCCTCCTCCACATCCGTGGGGGGTTTCAGCGACAGCGAGCCATGAGGGTGATCGTGTTCGTGGTCGTTGCCTTCCTGCTTTGCTGGATGCCGTACCACTTGGCGATGATGGCGGACACATTTTTCAGGACAAAGGTGGTTCCATACAAGTGCCCGGCAAGGATAGCGGTGGATCAGGCCATGTTTGCCACCCAGAGTCTGGGCCTGCTTCACAGCTGCGTCAACCCAGTGCTGTATGCTTTTGTGggggagaagttcaggaggaggcTGCTGCAAATAATGAGGAAGATGGGCATCACGGAGAGAACATCAGTTTCGAGAATCAGCAGGTCTTCGCTGTCATCAGAAAACACAACCACATTCATGTAA
- the nabp1a gene encoding SOSS complex subunit B2 isoform X2, with product MATTSNEALFLLKDVKPGSKNLNIVFIVLEIGRVTKTKDGHEVRSCKVADKSGSIAISVWDELGSLIQPGDIIKLTRGYASIWKGCLTLYTGRGGDLQKIGEFCMVYSEVPNFSEPNQEFLSQTNQQNKSGKPDQNQRGNSPPNQNSGTPAPPGNGAMPPFTNNNQSSGAPRDPAFGNMGRTNGRAPGNGAPQAAVAGPPTASKSSVTISNGRDPRRAKR from the exons ATGGCAACCACCTCCAACGAGGCCTTGTTTTTGCTAAAGGATGTGAAGCCTGGTTcgaaaaatttaaatattgtgtTCATCGTATTGGAAATAG GCAGAGTAACCAAAACGAAAGACGGCCATGAGGTTCGATCGTGCAAGGTGGCGGACAAGAGCGGCAGCATTGCGATCTCTGTATGGGACGAACTGGGCAGCCTTATTCAGCCTGGGGACATCATCAAGCTGACCAGAGG ATACGCATCCATATGGAAAGGCTGCCTGACCCTAtacacaggaagaggaggggatcTGCAGAAGATTGGAGA GTTTTGCATGGTGTATTCAGAAGTTCCCAACTTCAGCGAACCAAACCAAGAATTTCTATCccaaacaaaccagcaaaaCAAGTCT GGTAAACCAGACCAGAATCAAAGGGGAAACTCTCCGCCCAATCAGAACTCAGGTACCCCTGCCCCACCAG GTAACGGTGCCATGCCACCCTTCACCAACAACAACCAATCGTCTGGCGCACCCCGCGACCCAGCATTTGGGAACATGGGACGCACAAACGGTCGAGCGCCTGGCAACGGAGCGCCTCAAGCAGCAGTTGCAGGACCCCCGACAGCCTCGAAGTCTTCAGTCACCATTAGCAATGGCAGGGACCCACGGCGTGCCAAAAGATGA
- the LOC137604859 gene encoding C-X-C chemokine receptor type 1-like isoform X1 gives MPGARIQYGGRKRLSASRNNKFTMSDLNASSFVLDFGLIYEELNFTYNDSEFIVDPETQPCKLLSLPNAVMVTVTVFYIFIFLLAIPGNLVVGLVICLSKQSLPPSDLYLLHLAIADLMLAVTLPFWATSVLQGWVFGDVMCKFVTILQELSFYSSILFLTCISVDRYMVIVRAMETRKANRQVLGWGVCAAVWAIGALLSLPGLFSSSFSSQNSSQIVCAELYDPSNADEWRLATRILRHTLGFLIPLAIMLSCYGITIKRLLHIRGGFQRQRAMRVIVFVVVAFLLCWMPYHLAMMADTFFRTKVVPYKCPARIAVDQAMFATQSLGLLHSCVNPVLYAFVGEKFRRRLLQIMRKMGITERTSVSRISRSSLSSENTTTFM, from the exons atgccAGGAGCAAGAATACAGTATGGAGGAAGGAAAAG ACTCAGTGCCTCCCGTAACAACAAGTTCACAATGTCTG ATCTAAACGCATCGTCTTTTGTCTTAGACTTCGGCCTCATCTATGAAGAACTCAACTTTACATACAATGACTCGGAGTTCATCGTCGACCCTGAGACACAACCCTGCAAACTCCTTTCCCTCCCAAATGCAGTCATGGTCACTGTCACCGTCTTttacatcttcatcttcctgttgGCCATTCCTGGAAATCTGGTGGTGGGGCTGGTGATCTGCCTCAGCAAGCAGTCTCTGCCTCCGTCTGACCTCTACCTCCTCCACCTGGCCATCGCGGACCTCATGCTGGCTGTGACCCTCCCCTTCTGGGCCACCTCAGTTCTGCAGGGTTGGGTGTTCGGAGACGTCATGTGCAAATTTGTCACTATCCTCCAAGAGCTGAGCTTCTACTCCAGTATTCTCTTCCTGACTTGCATAAGCGTGGACCGTTACATGGTGATCGTGCGAGCGATGGAAACGCGCAAGGCGAACCGACAGGTGCTCGGTTGGGGAGTTTGCGCTGCTGTCTGGGCTATCggagctctgctgtctctgCCGGGGCTTTTCAGTTCTTCATTCTCATCTCAGAACTCCAGTCAGATTGTGTGTGCTGAACTTTACGATCCCAGCAACGCAGACGAGTGGCGTCTAGCGACCAGAATCCTTCGCCACACCTTGGGTTTCCTCATTCCCTTGGCCATCATGCTGTCCTGTTATGGAATAACCATCAAACGCCTCCTCCACATCCGTGGGGGGTTTCAGCGACAGCGAGCCATGAGGGTGATCGTGTTCGTGGTCGTTGCCTTCCTGCTTTGCTGGATGCCGTACCACTTGGCGATGATGGCGGACACATTTTTCAGGACAAAGGTGGTTCCATACAAGTGCCCGGCAAGGATAGCGGTGGATCAGGCCATGTTTGCCACCCAGAGTCTGGGCCTGCTTCACAGCTGCGTCAACCCAGTGCTGTATGCTTTTGTGggggagaagttcaggaggaggcTGCTGCAAATAATGAGGAAGATGGGCATCACGGAGAGAACATCAGTTTCGAGAATCAGCAGGTCTTCGCTGTCATCAGAAAACACAACCACATTCATGTAA